One genomic region from Sciurus carolinensis chromosome 2, mSciCar1.2, whole genome shotgun sequence encodes:
- the Acan gene encoding aggrecan core protein isoform X2, translating into MTTLLLIFVTLRVITAAVSEEVSEHDNSLSVSIPQPSPLRVLLGTSLTIPCYFIDPMHPVTTAPSTAPLAPRIKWSRVSKEKEVVLLVATEGHVRVNSAYQDKVSLPNYPAIPSDASLEIQNLRSNDSGIYRCEVMHGIEDSEATLEVVVKGIVFHYRAISTRYTLDFDRAQRACLQNSAIIATPEQLQAAYEDGFHQCDAGWLADQTVRYPIHTPREGCYGDKDEFPGVRTYGIRDTNETYDVYCFAEEMEGEVFYATSPEKFTFQEAANECKRLGARLATTGQLYLAWQGGMDMCSAGWLADRSVRYPISKARPNCGGNLLGVRTVYLHANQTGYPDPSSRYDAICYTGEDFVDIPENFFGVGGEEDITVRTVTWPEVELPLPQNITEGEARGNVILTVKPILDISPTVLEPEEPFTFAPDVGATAFPEAENRTGEATRPWGFPEESTPGLGSVTAFTSEDLVVQVTVAPGEAAVPGQPRLPGGVVFHYRPGSTRYSLTFEEAQQACLRTGAVMASPEQLQAAYEAGYEQCDAGWLQDQTVRYPIVSPRTPCVGDKDSSPGVRSYGVRPSSETYDVYCYVDKLEGEVFFATRLEQFTFQEALEYCESRNATLASTGQLYAAWSRGLDKCYAGWLADGSLRYPIVTPRPACGGDKPGVRTVYLYPNQTGLPDPLSRHHAFCFQGASVATSPGEEEVGTPTAPIDVEEWIATQVGPGVAAVPEGEETTAVPDFTTEPENQTEWEQAYTPVGTSPLPGIPPTWPPPSLATEEGTEGPSTTAVPSVPEEPSTSEETYTPSQVVPSGMELPGSGEVSGAPDISGDFTGSGEASGRLDSSGQPSGVSASGLPSGDLDSSGITSTVDSGLPVGSGLASGDEDRIEWPTTPKVGLPSGGEDLEGSASGIGDLSRLPSGGEVLETSASGVGDLSGLPTGSEGLETSTSGVEDLSGLPTGSEGLETSTSGVEDLSGIPTGREGLETSTSGVEDLSGLPTGSEGLEASTSGVEDLSGLPTGSEGLEASTSGVEDLSGLPTGSEGLETSTSGVEDLSRIPTEKEGLETSASGAEDISGLPSGGEGLETSASGVEVSVLPTEREGLETSASGVEDLSGLPTEKEGLETSASGIEDLSGIPIEKEDLETSASGVEDISGLPSGGKGLETSASGEGDVSRFSSGGEGLETSASGVGDISGLPSGRESLETSASGVEDISGLPSGGEVLETSASGVEDVGGLPTGREGLDTSASGIEDDLSGGLPSGREDLETSVSGVGEDLSGLPSGREEVETSVSGVGDDLSELPSGREGVEISASGVGEDLSGLPSGREGLETSASGAEATSGSLPSGTEDLVGSASGTMDFEKLPSGTVGSGQAPEASGLPSGFSGEYSGVDLGSGPSSGLPEFSGLPSGFPTVSLVDTTLVEVVTASTASELEGRGTIGISGAGETSGLPFSELDISGGASGLPSGIELSGQTSGSPDISGETSGFFGVSGQPSGFPYISGETSGVTELSGLSSGQPDVSGEASGVLFGSIPPFGITDQSGETSGVPDLSGQSSGITPRIPDLVSGAMSGSGESSGITFVDTSLVEVTPTTFKEEEGLGSVELSGLPSGETDLSGTSGVVDVSGQSSGIIDSSGFTSQTPELSGLPSGVTEVSGESSGAEIGSNLPSGAYDGSGLPSGFPTVSLIDRTLVESVTQAPTAQEAGEGPSGILELSGAHSGAPDMSGDHSGSLDLSGLQSGLVEPSGEPSSTPYFSGDFSSITDVSGESSADTSTRGEASGLPEVTLITSEFVEGITEPTVVSQELGQRSSVTYTPQLFEASGEASASGDISGATPTFPSSGAEASSVPEASSELSAYPETEVGTSTAPEVSGEASGEVSGSSTLQETTSTLHEADLERASDLGVSGRPWTFQEGSREGSAAPEVTGESTTTYNVGTEASSMPSVTPVASGDRTEVSGDLSGHTSGLDIVISTSIPESEWNQQTQRPAEAHLEIESSSPLYSGEETQTAGTAASPTDASIPASPEGSGEAESTISAPARSCAEEPCGVGTCQETEGRIICLCPPGHTGEHCDIDQEVCEEGWTKFQGHCYRHFPDRETWVDAERRCREHQAHLSSIVTPEEQEFVNKNAQDYQWVGLNDRTIEGDFRWSDGHPLQFEKWRPNQPDNFFATGEDCVVMIWHEKGEWNDVPCNYHLPFTCKKGTVACGDPPVVEHARTFGQKKDRYEINSLVRYQCTEGFVQRHVPTIRCQPSGHWEEPRITCTDPTTYKRRLQRRSSRPPRRSHPSTAH; encoded by the exons ATGACCACTTTACTCTTGATTTTTGTGACTCTGAGGGTCATCACTGCAGCCGTCTCAGAAGAAGTTTCAG AGCATGACAACTCCCTGAGTGTGAGCATCCCCCAACCGTCCCCACTGAGGGTCCTCCTGGGGACCTCCCTCACCATCCCCTGCTATTTCATCGACCCCATGCATCCTGTGACCACCGCCCCCTCCACTGCTCCCCTGGCCCCAAGAATCAAGTGGAGCCGTGTTTCCAAGGAAAAGGAGGTGGTACTGCTGGTGGCCACCGAAGGGCATGTGCGCGTCAATAGTGCCTAccaagacaaggtctcactgccCAATTACCCAGCCATCCCCAGCGACGCCTCCTTGGAGATCCAGAACCTGCGCTCCAATGACTCCGGGATCTATCGCTGTGAGGTGATGCATGGCATCGAGGACAGTGAGGCCACCCTGGAGGTTGTGGTGAAAG GCATCGTGTTCCACTACAGAGCCATCTCCACACGATACACCCTGGACTTCGATAGGGCGCAGCGGGCCTGCCTGCAGAACAGTGCCATCATCGCCACGCCTGAGCAGCTGCAGGCTGCCTATGAGGACGGCTTCCACCAGTGTGACGCTGGCTGGCTGGCTGACCAGACCGTGAG GTACCCCATTCACACCCCCCGGGAAGGCTGCTATGGAGACAAGGATGAGTTTCCAGGTGTGAGAACCTATGGCATCCGAGACACCAATGAGACCTACGATGTGTACTGCTTCGCCGAGGAGATGGAGG GTGAGGTCTTTTATGCAACGTCTCCAGAGAAGTTCACCTTCCAGGAGGCGGCCAACGAGTGCAAGCGACTGGGCGCCCGGCTAGCCACCACCGGCCAGCTCTACCTGGCCTGGCAGGGTGGCATGGACATGTGCAGCGCCGGCTGGTTGGCCGACCGTAGCGTGCGCTACCCTATCTCCAAGGCCCGACCCAACTGCGGTGGCAACCTCCTGGGCGTGAGGACCGTCTACCTACACGCCAATCAGACCGGCTACCCCGACCCCTCATCCCGATACGACGCCATCTGCTACACAG GTGAAGACTTTGTGGACATCCCAGAAAATTTCTTCGGAGTGGGTGGTGAGGAAGACATCACTGTCCGGACAGTGACCTGGCCTGAAGTGGAACTGCCCCTGCCCCAAAACATCACGGAGGGAGAAGCCCGAGGCAACGTGATCCTCACTGTAAAGCCCATCCTGGACATCTCCCCCACTGTCCTGGAACCCGAGGAACCCTTCACATTTGCCCCTGATGTGGGAGCCACTGCCTTCCCCGAGGCTGAGAACAGGACTGGAGAGGCCACCAGGCCTTGGGGCTTTCCTGAGGAGTCTacacctgggctgggctctgtCACAGCCTTCACCAGCGAGGATTTGGTGGTGCAGGTGACTGTTGCTCCTGGTGAAGCCGCAGTCCCTGGGCAGCCCCGTTTGCCAGGGG gGGTCGTGTTCCACTACCGCCCCGGATCTACCCGATACTCACTGACCTTTGAGGAGGCGCAGCAGGCCTGCCTGCGCACGGGGGCAGTCATGGCCTCGCCTGAGCAGCTCCAGGCCGCCTATGAGGCAGGCTACGAACAATGTGACGCCGGCTGGCTGCAGGACCAGACCGTCAG ATACCCCATTGTGAGCCCACGGACCCCGTGTGTGGGCGACAAGGACAGCAGCCCTGGGGTCAGGAGCTACGGTGTGCGCCCATCATCAGAAACCTATGATGTTTACTGCTACGTGGACAAGCTCGAGG GGGAGGTATTCTTCGCCACGCGCCTGGAGCAGTTCACCTTCCAGGAGGCCCTGGAGTACTGCGAGTCGCGCAACGCCACACTCGCCTCCACCGGCCAGCTCTACGCTGCCTGGAGCCGAGGACTGGACAAGTGCTACGCCGGCTGGCTGGCAGACGGCAGCCTCCGCTACCCCATCGTCACCCCTCGGCCCGCCTGCGGCGGGGACAAGCCAGGTGTGAGAACCGTCTACCTCTATCCAAACCAGACGGGCCTCCCAGACCCGCTGTCCCGGCACCACGCTTTCTGCTTCCAAG GTGCATCAGTGGCAACCTCTCCAGGAGAAGAGGAAGTTGGCACCCCCACAGCACCCATTGACGTGGAAGAATGGATCGCTACCCAAGTAGGACCTGGTGTGGCTGCTGTCCCTGAGGGGGAAGAGACAACTGCAGTCCcagactttaccactgagccagaaaATCAGACAGAATGGGAACAAGCCTACACCCCAGTGGGCACGTCCCCACTGCCAG gGATCCCTCCCACATGGCCTCCCCCTAGTTTGGCAacagaggaaggcacagaaggCCCTTCCACAACTGCAGTGCCCTCTGTCCCAGAAGAGCCTTCCACCTCAGAGGAGACCTACACACCTTCCCAAGTTGTGCCAAGTGGAATGGAGCTGCCAGGCTCTGGAGAGGTATCTGGAGCCCCTGACATCAGTGGTGACTTCACAGGCAGTGGAGAAGCTTCAGGACGCCTTGACTCCAGTGGGCAGCCCTCAGGGGTCAGTGCAAGTGGACTACCCTCTGGAGATCTTGATTCGAGTGGTATCACCTCCACAGTGGACTCAGGCCTGCCTGTGGGAAGTGGACTGGCCTCAGGAGATGAAGATAGAATTGAGTGGCCTACCACTCCTAAGGTTGGGCTACCCTCTGGAGGTGAGGACTTAGAGGGCTCTGCCTCTGGAATAGGGGACCTCAGCAGGCTTCCTTCTGGAGGGGAAGTTCTAGAGACTTCTGCCTCTGGAGTAGGGGATCTCAGTGGACTTCCTACTGGAAGTGAAGGTCTAGAGACTTCTACCTCTGGAGTGGAGGACCTCAGTGGGCTTCCTACTGGAAGTGAAGGTCTAGAGACTTCTACCTCTGGAGTGGAGGACCTTAGTGGGATTCCCACTGGAAGAGAAGGTCTAGAGACTTCTACCTCTGGAGTGGAGGACCTCAGTGGACTTCCTACAGGAAGTGAAGGTCTAGAGGCTTCTACCTCTGGAGTAGAGGACCTCAGTGGGCTTCCTACTGGAAGTGAAGGTCTGGAGGCTTCTACCTCTGGAGTAGAGGACCTCAGTGGGCTTCCTACTGGAAGTGAAGGTCTAGAGACTTCTACCTCTGGAGTGGAGGACCTCAGTAGGATTCCTACTGAAAAAGAAGGTCTAGAGACTTCTGCCTCTGGAGCAGAGGACATCAGTGGACTTCCCTCAGGAGGAGAAGGTCTAGAGACTTCTGCCTCTGGAGTAGAGGTCAGTGTACTTCCTACTGAAAGAGAAGGCCTAGAAACTTCTGCCTCTGGAGTAGAGGACCTCAGTGGGCTTCCTACTGAAAAAGAAGGTCTAGAAACTTCTGCCTCTGGAATAGAGGACCTCAGTGGAATTCCTATTGAAAAAGAAGATCTAGAGACCTCTGCCTCTGGAGTAGAGGACATCAGTGGACTTCCTTCTGGAGGGAAAGGTCTGGAGACTTCTGCCTCTGGAGAAGGAGATGTCAGTAGGTTTTCTTCTGGAGGAGAAGGTCTAGAGACCTCTGCCTCTGGAGTAGGGGATATCAGCGGGCTTCCTTCTGGAAGAGAAAGTCTAGAGACCTCTGCCTCTGGAGTAGAGGACATCAGTGGGCTTCCTTCTGGAGGAGAAGTTTTAGAGACTTCTGCCTCTGGAGTGGAGGATGTCGGTGGGCTTCCTACTGGAAGAGAAGGTCTAGACACTTCTGCCTCTGGTATAGAGGATGATCTTAGTGGTGGACTTCCTTCTGGAAGGGAAGATCTAGAGACCTCTGTTTCTGGAGTAGGAGAAGACCTCAGTGGACTTCCTTCTGGAAGAGAGGAAGTAGAGACCTCTGTTTCTGGAGTAGGAGATGACCTCAGTGAACTTCCTTCTGGAAGAGAAGGTGTAGAAATTTCTGCTTCTGGAGTAGGAGAAGACCTCAGTGGACTTCCTTCTGGAAGGGAAGGTCTAGAGACTTCAGCTTCTGGAGCTGAAGCAACTTCAGGAAGTTTACCTTCTGGAACAGAAGACTTAGTGGGGTCTGCTTCTGGAACCATGGATTTTGAGAAGCTGCCTTCTGGAACTGTAGGAAGTGGACAGGCTCCAGAAGCAAGTGGTCTTCCCTCTGGATTTAGTGGTGAGTATTCTGGAGTGGACCTTGGAAGTGGCCCATCCTCTGGCCTGCCTGAGTTTAGTGGACTTCCATCTGGGTTTCCAACTGTATCCCTAGTGGACACTACATTGGTAGAAGTGGTCACAGCCTCCACTGCAAGTGAACTGGAAGGGAGGGGAACCATTGGCATTAGTGGTGCAGGAGAAACATCTGGGCTGCCCTTCAGTGAATTGGACATTAGCGGGGGTGCTAGTGGACTCCCTTCAGGAATTGAACTTAGTGGCCAGACATCTGGGTCTCCTGACATCAGTGGGGAAACATCTGGATTCTTTGGT GTCAGTGGGCAGCCATCAGGGTTTCCTTACATCAGTGGGGAAACATCTGGAGTAACTGAGCTTAGCGGACTGTCCTCTGGACAACCAGATGTCAGTGGAGAAGCATCTGGAGTTCTTTTTGGCAGCATCCCACCATTTGGCATAACTGACCAGAGTGGAGAAACATCCGGGGTTCCTGATCTCAGTGGGCAGTCATCAGGGATAACACCCAGAATTCCAGACCTGGTTTCTGGTGCCATGAGTGGCAGTGGGGAATCTTCTGGCATTACATTTGTGGACACCAGTTTGGTTGAAGTGACCCCTACtacatttaaagaagaagaagGCTTAGGGTCAGTGGAACTCAGTGGTCTCCCTTCCGGGGAGACAGATCTGTCAGGCACATCTGGGGTAGTGGATGTCAGTGGACAGTCTTCTGGAATAATCGATTCTAGTGGGTTTAcatcccagactccagaactcaGTGGCCTACCAAGTGGAGTAACTGAGGTCAGTGGAGAATCTTCTGGAGCTGAGATTGGGAGCAACCTGCCCTCGGGAGCATATGATGGCAGTGGACTTCCATCAGGTTTCCCGACTGTCTCTCTCATAGACAGAACTTTGGTGGAATCTGTAACCCAGGCTCCAACAGcccaagaagctggagaagggCCTTCAGGCATTTTGGAACTCAGTGGTGCCCATTCTGGAGCACCAGACATGTCTGGAGATCATTCTGGATCTTTGGACTTAAGTGGACTGCAATCTGGGCTAGTAGAACCCAGTGGAGAGCCATCAAGTACTCCATATTTTAGTGGGGACTTTTCCAGCATCACTGATGTAAGTGGAGAATCCTCTGCAGACACAAGCACTAGAGGAGAGGCCTCAGGACTTCCAGAAGTTACTTTAATCACTTCAGAGTTCGTGGAGGGTATAACTGAACCAACTGTTGTTTCCCAGGAACTCGGCCAAAGATCCTCTGTGACATACACACCCCAGCTTTTTGAGGCCAGTGGGGAAGCCTCTGCCTCTGGGGACATTAGTGGGGCTACGCCAACATTCCCCAGTTCTGGAGCAGAAGCATCATCAGTCCCAGAAGCCAGCAGTGAATTGTCTGCCTATCCTGAGACTGAAGTGGGGACATCTACTGCCCCCGAAGTCAGTGGAGAGGCCAGTGGAGAGGTGTCTGGGTCCTCCACTCTGCAGGAAACCACCTCTACTTTGCACGAAGCTGACCTCGAGAGAGCCTCCGACCTAGGGGTGAGCGGCAGACCTTGGACTTTTCAGGAAGGCTCCAGGGAGGGGTCTGCTGCCCCTGAAGTGACTGGAGAGTCAACCACCACCTATAATGTAGGCACAGAGGCATCCAGCATGCCTTCGGTCACTCCTGTGGCTTCTGGAGACAGGACTGAAGTCAGTGGAGACCTATCTGGTCATACCTCAGGGCTGGATATTGTCATCAGCACCAGCATCCCAGAATCTGAATGGAACCAGCAGACCCAACGCCCTGCAGAGGCACATCTAGAAATTGAGTCCTCAAGTCCCTTGTACTCTGGAGAAGAGACCCAAACAGCTGGAACAGCCGCCTCACCAACAGATGCTTCCATCCCAGCTTCTCCAGAGGGATCAGGTGAAGCCGAGTCTACCATTTCAG CCCCTGCCAGGTCCTGTGCAGAGGAGCCCTGTGGCGTTGGAACCTGCCAGGAGACAGAGGGACGTATCATATGTCTTTGCCCCCCTGGCCACACTGGCGAGCACTGTGACATAG ACCAGGAGGTATGCGAGGAGGGCTGGACCAAGTTCCAGGGACACTGTTACCGCCACTTCCCCGACCGTGAGACCTGGGTGGATGCCGAGAGACGGTGTCGAGAGCATCAAGCACACCTGAGCAGCATTGTCACCCCTGAGGAGCAGGAGTTTGTCAACA AAAATGCTCAAGACTACCAGTGGGTCGGCCTGAATGACAGGACCATCGAAGGGGACTTCCGTTGGTCAGATGGACACCCCTTG CAATTTGAGAAATGGCGTCCCAACCAGCCTGACAACTTCTTTGCCACTGGAGAGGACTGCGTGGTGATGATTTGGCATGAGAAGGGCGAGTGGAATGACGTCCCCTGCAATTACCACCTGCCCTTCACATGTAAAAAGGGCACAG TGGCCTGCGGTGACCCCCCCGTGGTGGAGCATGCCAGGACCTTTGGACAGAAGAAGGACCGATATGAAATCAATTCCCTGGTGCGATACCAGTGCACAGAGGGCTTTGTCCAGCGCCACGTGCCCACCATCCGGTGCCAGCCCAGCGGGCATTGGGAGGAGCCTCGGATCACCTGCACAGACC CCACCACCTACAAGCGCAGACTACAGAGACGGAGCTCACGGCCCCCGAGGAGGAGCCACCCCAGCACAGCCCACTGA